A genomic window from Candidatus Acididesulfobacter guangdongensis includes:
- a CDS encoding CarD family transcriptional regulator, with amino-acid sequence MFKTNEFIFYPGYGVGIVKETTVQKVGSVEIAFYNIVVIENNMKIMVPVKNSDEVGLRQLISAEDIQKVFDVLECKEDKHSFCKKESWNKRYNGYNLKLCSACLFEVAEVLRDLYILKAEKDLSFAEKKMFEKAKHLIVTEISTVTQRPFSYVEDQIRRIFIQ; translated from the coding sequence ATGTTTAAAACAAATGAATTTATTTTTTATCCGGGCTATGGAGTCGGGATTGTGAAGGAAACTACCGTGCAAAAAGTAGGGTCGGTTGAAATTGCTTTTTACAATATTGTTGTAATTGAGAACAATATGAAAATTATGGTTCCTGTGAAAAATTCAGACGAGGTCGGTTTACGGCAGCTGATAAGCGCTGAAGATATTCAAAAAGTATTTGATGTTCTTGAATGCAAGGAAGATAAACATTCTTTTTGCAAAAAAGAATCATGGAACAAAAGGTATAACGGATATAATTTGAAATTGTGCTCTGCATGCCTCTTTGAAGTGGCGGAGGTATTGAGAGACCTTTATATATTAAAGGCTGAAAAAGACCTTTCCTTTGCTGAGAAGAAAATGTTTGAAAAAGCAAAGCATTTGATTGTCACAGAAATATCTACGGTTACGCAAAGACCTTTTAGCTATGTTGAGGATCAGATAAGAAGAATTTTCATACAATAA
- a CDS encoding glutamate--tRNA ligase, translated as MNNNIRVRFAPSPTGHLHIGGLRTALFNYLFAKKNSGKLILRIDDTDIARSKQEYEDSIISDIKWFDIKYDEFYRQSERKDIYEKYLKILEEKDYVYECFCTEEELLRSKELSISLKKPYIYNGRCLHLSGAEKENLRKKLADAGLVPSIRLNMLKLGCEQVEFDDMVHGKVVFNVKLLGDFVLKTSDNRFTYNFASIVDDIDLDITHIIRGEDHISNTPRQILLCKALGIGSPMFAHISLLYGKDGKLMSKRDFNANLEHYKKEGYLPQAVLNYLAITGNTFIVNDECFSDEIFTSFDEMAHYFDIKRTKSSGAIFSEEKLKFVNEKWLQQLNTDDLIYAIKEKFILTEYINLSDINSINISDSINSADTGIENNDTDLENNEADLKIKNNNTNIRNRSIEIFDVINYAEKEYGKERLRCIIDFLKNEYKTVKEIILELDNVFLYKGKYSYLDEEIAELLFENLRGTVGNNPEISDFNEVLIKNTIQKISKENKKNIKDIYENLRMALTGKTNGPSILKIAVLLGKERVLSKLMI; from the coding sequence ATGAATAATAATATTAGAGTGCGGTTTGCGCCGAGTCCTACAGGACACTTGCATATAGGCGGTTTAAGAACGGCTCTTTTTAATTATTTGTTTGCTAAAAAAAATAGCGGTAAACTCATTTTAAGAATAGATGATACCGATATTGCAAGGAGCAAACAAGAATATGAAGACTCAATAATAAGCGATATAAAATGGTTTGATATAAAATATGATGAATTTTACAGGCAATCGGAAAGAAAAGATATATACGAAAAATACTTAAAAATCCTTGAAGAAAAGGATTATGTATATGAATGTTTCTGTACGGAAGAAGAACTTCTAAGGTCAAAGGAACTGTCTATCAGCCTTAAAAAGCCTTATATCTATAACGGCAGGTGTCTTCATCTTAGCGGCGCTGAAAAAGAAAATCTGAGAAAAAAGCTGGCAGATGCGGGATTAGTACCGTCAATAAGATTAAATATGCTGAAATTAGGTTGCGAGCAGGTAGAATTTGACGATATGGTTCACGGAAAAGTTGTTTTCAATGTTAAGCTTCTAGGTGATTTTGTTCTAAAAACTTCCGATAACAGATTTACATATAATTTTGCTTCAATAGTAGATGATATTGATTTAGACATAACGCATATAATCAGGGGAGAGGACCATATTTCCAATACGCCGAGGCAGATATTGCTGTGCAAGGCATTGGGCATCGGCAGCCCGATGTTTGCCCATATTTCTCTTTTATACGGAAAAGACGGCAAATTAATGTCAAAAAGAGATTTTAACGCTAACTTAGAACATTATAAAAAGGAAGGTTATTTACCGCAGGCAGTTCTTAACTACCTTGCTATAACAGGCAATACTTTCATTGTAAACGACGAGTGTTTCTCTGACGAGATTTTTACTTCTTTTGATGAAATGGCTCATTATTTCGATATTAAAAGGACTAAAAGTTCAGGAGCTATATTCAGTGAAGAAAAATTAAAATTTGTGAATGAGAAATGGCTGCAGCAGCTGAATACAGACGATTTAATTTATGCAATTAAAGAAAAATTTATACTTACGGAGTATATAAATTTATCCGATATAAACAGCATAAATATCAGCGACAGCATTAATAGCGCAGACACCGGTATAGAAAATAACGATACAGATTTAGAAAACAATGAGGCTGATTTAAAGATAAAAAATAACAATACAAATATAAGAAATAGAAGCATTGAGATTTTTGACGTTATAAATTATGCGGAAAAAGAATACGGAAAAGAACGATTACGATGTATTATAGATTTTCTGAAAAATGAATATAAAACAGTAAAAGAAATAATTTTAGAACTTGATAATGTTTTTTTATATAAAGGAAAATATAGTTATTTAGATGAAGAAATAGCGGAGCTGCTGTTTGAAAACCTTAGAGGAACGGTCGGAAATAACCCAGAAATATCAGATTTTAACGAGGTTTTAATTAAAAATACAATACAGAAAATATCAAAAGAAAACAAAAAAAATATAAAAGATATTTACGAAAATTTAAGAATGGCTTTGACCGGAAAAACTAACGGACCATCTATACTTAAAATTGCAGTTTTACTCGGCAAAGAACGCGTTTTATCAAAATTAATGATATAG
- the ispF gene encoding 2-C-methyl-D-erythritol 2,4-cyclodiphosphate synthase, translating to MTTLKIGHGYDIHKFDLTPKNKHINKDVIDIGFDKNNKLFLKIKQKNNSKPLYLGGILIENHCGTVAHSDGDVILHSLTDALLGAAGLDDIGTLFPDNIESTKNISSVFMLQEAHKMIQNKGYCIINIDITVITQTPKIKVYKDKMILAISEALNIQQSCINIKGKTKEGMDSVGRGEAIECFSVCLINNNKII from the coding sequence ATGACGACTTTAAAAATTGGTCATGGCTATGATATCCATAAGTTTGATCTGACGCCTAAAAATAAACACATTAATAAGGATGTTATAGATATCGGTTTTGATAAAAACAATAAATTATTCCTTAAAATTAAACAAAAGAATAATTCTAAGCCGCTTTATTTAGGAGGAATTTTAATAGAAAATCATTGCGGTACCGTTGCGCATTCCGACGGAGACGTGATTTTACACTCGCTGACCGATGCTTTGCTCGGGGCAGCCGGTTTAGACGATATAGGCACTTTATTTCCCGACAATATTGAATCAACAAAAAATATAAGCAGCGTTTTTATGCTGCAGGAAGCACATAAAATGATCCAAAATAAAGGATACTGTATAATTAACATCGATATTACAGTAATAACGCAGACGCCGAAAATAAAAGTCTATAAAGATAAAATGATCCTCGCAATTTCGGAGGCATTAAATATACAGCAATCATGCATCAATATAAAAGGGAAAACTAAGGAAGGCATGGACAGCGTCGGCAGAGGCGAAGCAATTGAATGTTTTTCCGTCTGCTTAATAAATAACAATAAAATAATTTGA
- a CDS encoding PIN domain-containing protein, translated as MENISTRKILSGGIGLFISLYVVNYLTYKLFKTFFTSGILGYASYAFINFVAGYIGLIIGLRASEEVAASVAKSYISDSFGGFSRRELNSNLSCGIKIIDTSSLIDGRILDVAKTKFIEGKFVIPTFVLHELQHIADSQDPLKRVKGRRGLDMLNEMREDKNINIEFIDKDYPKIREVDAKLTALAKEMNAKIITNDFNLNKVAQVQNIQVLNINDLAKSLRPILLPGETMNILIAKEGREKNQGIGYMDDGTMIVVEDAMRLVGTELEVAVTSILQTSSGRMIFARINHERERV; from the coding sequence ATGGAAAATATTTCCACGCGCAAAATATTGAGCGGAGGCATTGGACTATTCATTTCGCTTTACGTAGTCAATTATTTAACTTATAAATTATTTAAAACTTTTTTTACAAGCGGCATTTTAGGATACGCATCATACGCATTTATTAATTTTGTAGCAGGATATATAGGGTTAATTATTGGGCTAAGGGCAAGCGAAGAGGTTGCGGCTTCGGTTGCAAAATCATATATTTCAGATTCTTTTGGCGGCTTTTCAAGAAGAGAATTAAATTCAAACCTTTCATGCGGTATAAAAATAATAGATACCAGCTCTCTAATTGACGGGCGCATATTAGATGTTGCAAAGACAAAATTTATAGAAGGCAAATTTGTCATTCCGACATTCGTTCTGCACGAACTTCAGCATATAGCAGATTCCCAGGACCCTCTGAAAAGAGTCAAAGGAAGGAGAGGGCTTGATATGCTGAATGAAATGAGGGAAGATAAAAATATTAACATAGAATTTATAGATAAAGATTATCCAAAAATTAGAGAAGTAGATGCAAAATTAACGGCTCTTGCAAAAGAAATGAATGCCAAAATTATTACAAATGATTTTAATTTAAATAAAGTGGCGCAAGTTCAGAATATTCAGGTGCTGAACATCAATGACCTTGCGAAATCGTTGCGTCCGATTCTCCTTCCTGGCGAGACCATGAACATCCTGATAGCAAAAGAAGGAAGAGAAAAAAATCAGGGAATCGGTTATATGGATGACGGAACAATGATAGTCGTTGAAGACGCTATGCGATTAGTCGGCACGGAGCTTGAGGTTGCGGTAACAAGCATACTTCAGACATCAAGCGGCAGAATGATATTTGCCAGAATAAACCATGAGAGGGAAAGGGTTTAG
- the mqnE gene encoding aminofutalosine synthase MqnE has translation MTNFEIIKNKVYNNIRLSDEDGLFLFSSNDILTLGELAAYKNFQINGDNVYYIVNIHINYTNICVNQCAFCAFYRKESQKDAYALSIDEIINFIKSHAKENNFREIHIVGGLHPSLPYEYYLEMICAIKENFPYANIQAFTAVEIDYMSKISGLSIERVLIDLKNCGLGSLPGGGAEIFNDKLRKKLCPQKINAELWTKIHKTAHNLGIPSNASMLYGVKESYEDRINHMKILRDAQDITGGFQSFIPFAFQPKNTAIKNSHKTSGYDDLKVIAVSRLYLDNFKHVKTFFVNLGINLAQVSLSFGADDIDGTLIKENISHSAGADTEEGLSVKRLKKIIEETGKIPIERDTFYTESV, from the coding sequence ATGACAAACTTTGAAATTATTAAAAATAAGGTTTATAATAATATAAGATTGAGTGATGAGGACGGTTTATTTTTATTTTCTTCCAATGATATATTAACGCTCGGCGAGCTTGCCGCTTATAAAAATTTTCAAATAAACGGCGACAATGTATATTATATCGTAAATATACATATTAATTATACTAATATTTGCGTCAATCAATGCGCTTTCTGCGCTTTTTACAGAAAAGAAAGTCAAAAAGATGCTTACGCTCTAAGTATAGATGAAATAATTAATTTTATAAAATCTCATGCAAAAGAAAATAATTTTAGAGAGATACATATAGTCGGCGGACTTCATCCGTCTTTGCCTTACGAATACTATCTTGAAATGATTTGTGCGATAAAAGAAAATTTTCCATATGCTAATATTCAAGCTTTTACGGCGGTTGAAATAGATTATATGTCAAAAATATCAGGCTTGTCCATTGAAAGAGTTCTTATTGATTTGAAAAACTGCGGATTAGGAAGTCTGCCGGGCGGAGGCGCAGAAATATTTAACGATAAATTAAGAAAAAAATTGTGTCCTCAGAAAATAAATGCCGAGCTCTGGACTAAGATTCATAAAACAGCGCATAATCTCGGAATACCGTCAAATGCGTCTATGCTGTATGGAGTGAAAGAATCTTACGAAGATAGAATTAATCATATGAAAATCCTAAGAGATGCCCAGGATATTACCGGAGGATTTCAATCTTTTATTCCGTTCGCATTCCAGCCTAAAAATACTGCGATAAAAAATTCTCATAAAACCTCCGGTTATGACGATTTGAAAGTGATAGCCGTTTCTAGGCTTTACTTGGATAATTTTAAACATGTAAAGACTTTTTTTGTTAATTTAGGTATAAATTTAGCTCAGGTTTCCTTGTCTTTTGGGGCAGACGATATTGACGGAACCCTTATAAAAGAAAATATATCTCATAGCGCAGGAGCCGATACAGAAGAAGGTTTAAGCGTTAAAAGACTAAAGAAAATTATTGAAGAAACCGGAAAAATTCCGATAGAACGCGATACGTTTTACACCGAGTCAGTTTGA